The sequence below is a genomic window from Microbacterium abyssi.
GGATTCTGGCCCGTCGAAGACGGGTGGATCCGTACCCACGGCAACTATCCGCACCATGCAGTAGCGCTCCTGCGTGCGCTCGATCTCCGAGAGGACGCGAGCGCTGACGAGGTGCGCGCGGTGCTCGCCACGGCATCCGCCCACGAGTCCGTGGAGCGCATCTCGGCCGCCGGGGGTCTCGCCGTCATGGTCTCGGCCGAGCGCCCCGAGCGCGATGCCGCCCTCCGTGACCGGCCGCTCGTCGATCTCCGCCGTGCCGGTGATGCGGCACCCGCGCGGTCAGGACTGACACGAGCGGATGCGCCGCTGCGCGGCGTCCGTGTTCTCGATCTCACCCGCGTGATCGCCGGCCCGGTGTGCACCCGCACTCTCGCACTACTCGGTGCTGACGTGCTGCGCATCGATCCGCCGCACCTGCCCGAGCCGCACTGGCAGCATCTCGACACCGGGCACGGCAAGCGCAGCGCGCTCCTCGATGCGCGCTCTTCCGAGATGCAAGCGCCGCTCGCGCAGACCGATGTGGTCGTGCTCGGCTATCGCCCCGCGGCCCTCGAGCGTCTCGGCCTCTCCCCCGACATCCTCGCCACGCGGCATCCCGGGATGGTCGTCGCCCAGCTGAGCGCTTGGGGTGCGGAGCATGCTGATCGGGCCGGGTTCGACAGTCTCGTGCAGGCGGAATCGGGCGTCGCATTCGTCGAATCGCCCGACGGTGCGACCCCGGGAGCGCTCCCCGCACAGGCGCTGGATCACAGCGCGGGCTACCTGCTCGCCGCCGGCGTCTGCTCTGCGATCCGCAGACGCCGCGCCGAAGGCGGCAGTTGGCGAGTGAGCGCGTCCATGCGCCGTGTCGCCGCGGAACTGCTGGGGATGCCGCGCAGCACGGCCCCGGCGTCGCCCCGCGAGATCGACGCGGCGAGTCACATCCAGGAGTTCGCGGTCGGCGGGCAGACGTTGACGACCGTGCGGTCGGCGCTGCCCGGATTCAGCTTCGCGGCGCCTCGACCTTGGGGGTCCGACGCCCCAGAATGGTGAGCACCACGCACAGCGCGAGCGTGAGCATCGCCCAGATGCCGCACGCCAGCGGCAGCACTCGATACGCCAGGTGCTGGAACGAGAAGTCTTCCGTGAACGGGCCGAGGGCCAGGTAGCCGATCACCCAGGCGGCGACGAGGATGACGGGCAGCGAGAGCCACCAGGTCACCCGCACCCATGGCCAGGTCTCGCGCGCCACGGCGGTTCGCGGCTCGGCGCGACGAAGCCGCAGCAGCGCCCAGACGCCGATGATCACGAGGCCGATGACGCTCGAGCCGTGCTGCAGCCACTTGAATCCCTCGAGCGGGCCCCACTGCTCTTCGAGCGCCGGCACGAGATCCAGCCCGAGACGTCCCTCGTGCGTGAACCCGTCCCACAGGATGTGCGACACGACGCCGATCAGCAGGGATGCCGCGAGCCAGAGCGCGCGCGTCCACCGCTGCCCGATGCCGAGGGCGTCGTTCAAGGCGTCTGCCGCCGGCATGTCCCAGTCGGCTGGCAGCCGACGTGCGAGCCACTGCGGAGAGAGCTCCGGTGCGATCGGTCGCAGCACTACGCGCCACAGCAGGAAGAGGCCGAGTGCGAGCACCATCGTCCAGACGATGTTCGCGTAGGTGTGCGTGAACGAGTAGCTCACGCCGAATCCGCGCACGAACAGTGGCAGGTCGGGGGTCATCGCACCGATCGCGATCGCCGCCGGAACCAGCGGGGTACGCAGGAACGGCAGCGCGACGATCGCGTGGCTCGGAGTGAACGGCATCAGCCGATGAACACGCCGGCGAGCGTCTTCTTGCCTCGGCGCAGCACCGACACTCCCCCCGCCAAGGTCCCCTCCACGACGGTCGCGTCGTCCTCCACGCGGATGCCGTCGAGCGCGACGCCACCCTGCGTGATGGCACGGCGCGCCTCGGAGAGGCTCGCCACGAGCCCCGTAGCGACCAGCGCGTCGACGACCGAGGTTCCGGCGGGGACGGTAGCGTTCGGCAGCTCCTCCAGCGCCGTGCGCAGCGTCGCCGCGTCGAGACCGTTCAGGTCGCCCTGGCCGAAGAGAGCCTCGGACGCCGCGATGACGGCGGCCGTGGCCTCCACGCCGTGCACCGTCGCGACCACCTCGAGGGCCAGACGCTTCTGCGCGGCGCGGCGGAACGGCTCGGCCTCTACGAGCTTCTCGTACTCCTCGATCTCGGCGCGGGTGAGGAATGTGAAGATCTTCAGGCGGGAGATCACGTCGGCGTCGGCGGTGCTCAGCCAGAACTGGTACATCCGGTACGGGCTGCACATGTCGGCATCCAGCCAGATGGCATTGCCCTCGCTCTTGCCGAACTTCGTGCCGTCGCTGTTCGTGATCAGCGGCGTGCCGATCGCGTGCGCGGACGCGCCTTCGACGCGGTGGATGAGGTCGGTGCCGCTGGTGAGGTTGCCCCACTGGTCCGATCCGCCGGTCTGCAGCACGCAGTCGTACTGGCGGTACAGCTCGAGGAAGTCCATCCCCTGCAGGATCTGGTAGCTGAACTCGGTGTAACTTATGCCGGCATCCGAGTTCAGGCGCGCGGCGACCGCATCCTTCTTCAGCATGGTGCCGACGCGGTAGTGCTTGCCGATCTCGCGCAGGAAGTCGATGGCCGACATCGGCGCAGTCCAGTCGAGGTTGTTCACCATGCGCGCGGCGTTCTCGCCCTCGAAGCTGAGGAAGCGCTCGACCTGTGCGCGCAGCCGGCCGACCCACTCCTCCACGGTCTCGCGGGCGTTCAGTGTGCGCTCGGCAGTGGGCCGCGGGTCGCCGATGAGTCCGGTCGAACCGCCGACCAGCCCGAGCGGCTTGTGACCGGCGAGCTGCAGACGGCGCAGCAGCAGAAGCTGGACGAGGTTGCCGAGGTGCAGGCTCGGAGCCGTCGGATCGAACCCGCAGTAATACGTGATCGGGTCTCCGGCGAGAAGGGCGCGCAGCGCCTCCTGGTCGGTGGACACGTGGACGAGGCCGCGCCAGACGATCTCATCCCACACGTTCTCGAACGTGGGATCGATCGCCTGCGGAGCAGTCGTCAGAGCGGGGTTGGGCACGCGGTCCAGGCTATCAGCGCGGTGCCCTCACACCGGTTCGTCCAGAGCGCGGATCTCGTCGGCGGTCAGGGTCAGCAGCGCGGCATCCATCGCGAGATCCAGCTGCGCGATGGTGCTGCCGCCGAGAATCGGACGGATGCCGTGCGCCAGCAGCCACGCGAGCACGATCTGCCCGCGCTGCAGATCGCGACCCCGCGCGACCTCGTCGAGGATCGCAAGACGCCGCTCGTTGCCTGGATGGTCGTACACCTCGGGGATCGCCTTGTCGGGGTTGTCGTAAGCGCCCGAGAGCAGCGGTGTGTACGCCCACACTTCGAGGCCGTGTTCGGCGGCGTAGTCGCGCTGTTCGTCGTCGAGTACGCCGAAGCGATGGATGACGCCCGGCAATTGCGCGCCCGGGCGCGCACGCAGGTAGGTCGTGTTGAGCTGGAGTGCATCGATGGGTATGCTGCCGCTGTTCACCGCATGTGCCCGTGAGCGCTCGATGCGCCAGGCCGGGTGGTTGGATGCGCCGACGCGTCGCACCGTGCCGGCGGCGGTCAGCTCGGCGAGAGCATCCGTCGTCTCCTCGATGGGAACCGACCTGTCCTCCTGATGCAGCCAGAGCAGATCGATCGTGTCGATGCCGAGGCGATCCAGGCTGCCGGCGACCGCTTCGCGGATCGCACGGTGCGACAGCCCGGTCCGGTATTCCGGCCAGGAACCCGGCCAGAGCGGCTCCGCACCGACCTTCGTCGAGATGCGCACGCGTTCCCGCATGTCAGGGTGGGAAGCTAGCCAGCGTCCGATCATCGTCTCCGATGCGCCGCCGTGACCGGTGGCGCTGTCCCAGAAGCTGTAGCAGTCGGCGGTGTCGATCCACAGGCCGCCGCGTTCGATGAAGCGATCGAGCACAGCGAACGATCTCTCCTCATCGAGACGGGTTCCGAACGTCATCGCGCCGAGCACGAGGGGTGAACGAGGTGTGTTCTGTTCAATCATGACGCCAGTCTCGGACCTGGAGTGCGCTCCAGGTCAAGTCCTATGCTCGATGCCATGACGACGTACACGCCTGCCGAGGCGTCCGAGCTGTCCGGCTTCAGCATCGACACGCTGCGGTATTACGAGCGGGAGGGGATCCTCGGGGAGGTGCAGCGGAGCGCCGGCGGTCACCGCATCTACACCGACGCCGAGCTCGGGCTGCTCGACTTCCTCAGATGCCTGCGCGAGACCGGCATGCCCGTGGAGCGGCTGCGCCGATACGGCGAACTCTGCCGACGGGACGACACGGTCCCCGAGCGGATCGCGCTGCTCGAGCAGCACGCCGAGCACGTCGAGCGGCAGCTGCAGGAGGTGCTGGCACAGCAGGCGCGTCTGGCGGAGAAGCTCGCCTGGTACCGCGGCGAGCAGGGCGCCGGCTGAGGTCGGGCCGACGCAGCGCGGTGCCACGACGATGTCGGATGCTCGTGCAAGGCTGTCGGCATGTCGTCGGCCGACCCGCTCCTGTCCGTGATCGTCGCCGCGGGCATCGCTGCGGTGATGTGCGCGGTGCTCGTCATCTCGCTCGTGAGCGTGCGCAAGCCGACCACGCCCCCGATGGTCGTCTGCAGCGTCCTGATCGCTGTGGCGCTGATCACCGTCGTGGTCATGCCGCCGACGGATGTGCCGATCGTCGCGGGCGTCCCCCTGACCGCGCTGGGGATCGCCGCGGCGACGATCGGCGGTAACCCGTTCACCCGCCGGGCGCTCGACATCGCCACCGGCAATCGGGTGCGTGAGACGGAGGACGGCGGCATCCTGATCATCGCGGCCCATGACGCCGATCCCGAGCACGCGCGCACGCTGATGCGCGGCGGCACCGTGATCGGCTATCTGGAGCGCGTCGCCGCGGTCGCGGCCATCGCGGTCGGGTTCCCCGAGGCGATCGCGGCCGTCATCGCCGTCAAGGGCATCGGCCGATTCCCGGAGCTCGCCGAGCCCGAGGCTCGAGAGCGCTTCATCATCGGCACCGTCGCAAGCCTGCTCTGGGCGGGGGTGATCGGCGCGATCATCCGCCTGAGCCTGGGGTGAGGCTCAGTTCAAGCCGAGCAGGCGGAAGCCCTCGACGACAGCGGCGGCGCCGGATGCCGACAGGCCCTGCGAGACCGCGGACTGCGTGATCCCCTCTGCGGCGGCGAGTTCGCGCTGCGTCAGGGAGAGGCAGCGTCCGTACGTCAGCCGGCGGACGCGTTCGGACATGGCGCCGACGATCTCGTCTCTGGTGAGCAGGTGGGCGTTCGCCCACCGCACGGCATCCGCGTACTGCTCCGCGACGCTGTCATGGGCGACGATCCAACTGCGGGCCTGCGGTGCGGCACGCCTCTGCAGCACCTCGAGGTGCTCGATGGCGCTGCGCGCCGCCCACCATCCAGGGCCGTCCGAGATGCCCTGTGCGGAGGTCGCCGAAGGCACCCTCCCGACATCCCCGATACCGACGCCGTAGCGGAACTCGACCCCGTCCGGCAGCGCGAGCCGCAGCAGCAGGATCGCGCCGAGAGCGGCCTCAAGCGTCGGATAGACCGCCTGCTGCTCGTCGCCGACCGTGGGACGCAGTCCCTGCGTCGCGACGGGAAGATCGCTCTCGACGCGGGCGATCGTCTCATCGAACGCGCGCTGCGCTTCGGCCCGATCGGCGAGCTGCCGGGAGCCGATGATGTCTGCCGTCACCGCGATCGTCATCGTATGAGCGTATCACTGATATTCGCGCAATATAAGGTTTCTGCTGATACTCGCGGAATATCAGTCCGGACGTCTACAGGCCGAGAGTGTGAGCGGCCTTCTGCGAACGTGCGATGAGTTCGACGCGCTGCTCCTCGACGCGCACCGGTGCGGTGCCGCCGGCGCCGGTGCGCGAGGCGACCGAGCCCTCGATGCTGAGCACGTCGCGGACCTCGGGCGTCAGGTGCTCCGAGACGTGTGCGAGCAGTGCGTCATCGGCATCCTCGAGTCCGATGTCCCGCTCCTCGCACGCGCGCACCAGCGCACCCGAGATCTCGTGCGCATCGCGGAACGGCACTCGGCGCTTGACGAGCCACTCGGCGACGTCGGTCGCCAGCGAGAAGCCCTGCGGTGCGAGCTCCGCCATGCGGGCGGTGTCGAAGCGCAGCGTCGCGATCATGCCGGCGAAGGCGGGCAGCACGACCTCGAGGGTGTTCACCGAGTCGAAGACCGGCTCCTTGTCCTCCTGCAGGTCACGGTTGTAGGCGAGCGGCAGGCCCTTCAGCGTCGCCATGAGCCCGGTGAGGTTGCCGATCAGGCGACCGGACTTGCCGCGAGCGAGCTCCGCGATGTCGGGGTTCTTCTTCTGCGGCATGATGCTCGACCCCGTCGAGTAGCTGTCATGCAGTGTGACGAAGCCGAACTCGCGGGTGTTCCAGAGGATGATCTCCTCGGAGATGCGGGAGAGGTCGACGCCGATCATCGCGGTGATGAACGCGAACTCCGCGACGACGTCGCGGGCAGCGGTGCCGTCTAGCGAGTTCTCGGCGGGACGATCGAGGCCCAGCTCGCGTGCGACGAGCTCGGGATCGAGTCCGAGGGTGGAACCGGCGAGCGCACCCCCGCCGTACGGCGAGACGCCCGCGCGCATCCGCCAGTCGACCAGGCGCTCGAGCTCACGCACCAGCGGCCAGGCGTGCGCCTGCAGGTGATGGGCCAGCAGCACCGGCTGCGCGTGCTGAAGGTGGGTGCGGCCGGGCAGGATGGCGCCAGGGTGCGCCTCGGCCTGGGCGACGAGCGCGTCGATGACGCGCAGGATGTCGCGTGCGATGACCTTTGCGTGATCGATGAGGTACATGCGCACCAGGGTCGCTATCTGGTCGTTGCGCGACCGGCCGGCGCGCAGGCGTCCGCCCAGCTCGGGGCCGACTTCGGCGATCAGCGCCTGCTCGAGTGCACCGTGCACGTCTTCGTCGCTCTCAGCAGGCAGGATCGTGCCGTCGGCGACCTTGCGGGCGACGGCATCCAGTCCTTCGTGCATCCGCTGCTCTTCGTCGGCCTCGAGGTAGCCGGCCGCAGCGAGCGCCTTGGCGTGCGCATGGGAACCGGCGATGTCGTAGGGTGCGAGGATCCAGTCGAAGTGGGTCGAGCGGCTGAGCTCGGCGAGCTCGGGGGACGGCCCCGATGCGAATCGTGCGCCCCAGAGCGCGCCCTCGTTCGTGCCGTCGTGCTTCGCCTCGCTCATCACTCCAGACTAGCGGCGCGGCTCCGAGCTCACGACGCGCTTGGCCGTGCGGTCCATGACCCATTCGAGCGGTCCGCGGCCGATCAGCAGGGCCCACGCGGTGCAGCCGACGAGCACGCCGATCGTGAGCGGCCAGAACGGGTCGAGGGCGCGGAAGCCGCTGAGGTCCGTCGTGTCGCCCAGCGTGACACCGGCGACGATCGCCCAGATCACGAGTTGCGCGGTGTACGCCGTGAGCGGCATCGCGCCGGTCGCCCGCAGCGGCAGCACGATCGCCTTCAGCACTCCCAGACGGCACAACAGCAGGCACGCGGCGAGCACCGCGATGACGAAACCGCCCGAGCCGATGACCTCCAGCAGTCCTGACGAGTGCGGTTCGGCCGACCAGACCGACCGCCAGTAGCCGTCGGCGGGCGCCGCGGGAAGCTCGGCGAGCCCGTATCCGATCACCGCGAGGGCGCTACCGGCTACCAGCATCCGCACCTGGACCGTCTCACGCGTGATACCCGCCCTGGCTATGCCCAGCCCGGCGAGCACGAAGGCGATCCACACGGTGAAGGGGTAGTGCCAGCCGATGAACGCGTCGATCTCGCCGCTGTACGGCGACTGCCAGACGGGCAGTGCGTTCAACAGCGGCTGCAGGAGCGGCATGATCAGTGCGAGCGCGGCCGCGGCCCACAGCACCGTACGGGCGGGCATCCCCGTGAACGGCAGCGCGAGGAGGAACAGGATCGCGTAGGCGGGCAGGATCACGTACACCGGGACGCCGGTGATGATGAGCAGGATGCCGAGCACCAGGAGCATCGCTGCGCGCAGCGCCAGCCGCCACCGCACGATCGCCATGCGCTCCCCCTGCAGCGGAGAGCGCGCGCCCGTGACGAGGCCGATCGACACACCCGCCAGCGTCGCGAACAGGATCGAAGAGCGTCCGTCCACGAGCGCGGTCCACGTCGTGGGATCATCCCAGGCGAACCGGTCCGCCGTGACCAGCAGGTGCGCCGCGAACATCCCGATGATCGCGAGGCCGCGCGCGAGGTCGACGCCTGCGATCCGGTCAGGACCGTTGAGCCGATCCCAGTTGGATCGCAGGCGCGCACGCATCGGCAGTCAGTTCTGACGCAGCAGCCAGACCAGAAGCGCCTTCTGGGCGTGGAGGCGGTTCTCCGCCTCGTCCCAGACGACGCTCTGAGGACCGTCGATCACCTCGGGGTCGACCTCGTAGCCGCGATCGGCGGGGAGGCAGTGGATGAAGATCGCGTCCGGGTCGGCGAGGCTCATGGTCTCGGTGGTGACCTTGTACCCGCCGAGGTCGCGGATGCGCGCGATCTTCTCCTCCTCCTTGCCCATCGACACCCAGGTGTCGGTCACGATGACGTCGGCGCCCGCGGCCGCCTCGACGGGGTCGGTGTAGAGGGTGATCGATCCACCGGTCTCGCCGGCGCGGCGATCGGCGGCCTCGATGACGTCGGCGCGCGGCGCGTACGACTCGGGCGATGCCATGCGCACGTGCATGCCTGCGGTGACGCCTGCGAGCGCATAGGAGTGCGCCATGTTGCTCTGCGCATCGCCGAAGAAGGCGAGGGTGAGACCCTTGAGGTCGCCCCCGTTCTTGGCGGCTTTGTGCTCGCGGATGGTGAGCAGGTCGGCGAGCAGCTGGCACGGGTGGAAATCATCGGACAGGGCGTTGACGACCGGCACCCGCGTGCCCTTGGCCATCTCCTCCAACCCGGACTGCGCGTAGGTGCGCCACACGATCGCGGCCACCTGCCGCTCGAGCACGCGCGCCGTGTCGGACGGCGTCTCCTTGCCGCCGAGCTGGCTGTTCGCGGTCGAGATGATCAGCGGCGTGCCGCCGAGGTCGGCGATGCCCACCGCGAAGGAGACCCGGGTGCGGGTCGACGACTTGTCGAAGATGACGGCGACGGTCTGCGGGCCGGCGAGCGACTTGTCGGCCCAGCGGTCCTTCTTCAGCTCGACGGCGAGATCGAGGATCTCAGCCTGCTCGGCAGGAGTGAGGTCGTCGTCGCGCAGCAGGTGGCGGGTCACAGGGATACCTTTCCGGTTTCGGATGCCGCGAGGCTCGCCTGCACGTCGGCGAGGGCTGCGGTGAACAGTGTCTGGAATTCTTCGATCTCGGCTTCGCCGATGGTCAGTGCTGGTGCGATGCGCACCGTGAACGGGTTGGCGGCGTTGACGATGAGGCCGCGCTCCTGGGCAGCTGCCACCACGTCGCCCGCCACCGGGGCGGTGAGCCCGACTCCGATGAGCAGGCCGCGCCCGCGCACCTCGTCGATCAGCGGGGAATCCATGCTCGCGATCATCTGCCGCAGCTGGGCGCCACGGGTCGCGGCGTTCTCGACGAGACCCGCATTCTCAATCTCGGTGAGCACGGCGTTCGCGACCGCCGTCGCCAGGGGGTTACCGCCGAACGTCGACCCGTGCGAGCCGGGGGTGAACAGAGAGCTCGCACCGCTGAAGGTCACGAGCGCTCCGATCGGGAAGCCGCCGCCGATGCCCTTGGCCAGGGTGATGGCATCCGGGGTGATGCCCTCGTGGTTGAAGCCGAACCACTGACCTGTGCGTCCGGCTCCGGTCTGGATCTCGTCGACGATGAGCAGCGCACCGTGCTTCAGCGTGAGCGAGCGCGCAACGGCGAGGTAGCCTTCGGGCAGTTCGACTACGCCGGCCTCGCCCTGGATGGGCTCGATGATGAGGGCGGCGACGCGGCCGTCGATCGCCGCCTCCAGTGCCTCGATCGTCGCAGGAATGTGCTCGACGCCGCCCGGCATCGGCTCGAACGGCGCACGCATCGCCTTCTTCGCGGTGAGAGCGAGCGAGCCCATGGTGCGCCCGTGGAAGCCGTTCTCGAGCGCGAGGATGCGCGGACGCTCGATGCCACCGCTCAGGCCGGCGCCGTGCAGGCGGGCGAGCTTGAACGCAGCTTCGTTCGCCTCGGCGCCGGAGTTCGAGAAGTACACCCGGCCGTCGATCCCCGCTCCGGCGAGGCGCTTCAGACGTGCGGCGAGTTCGAGCTGCGGCGGGGTGGCGAAGTAGTTCGAGACGTGCACGAGCGTCGCCGCCTGCTTCGAGACGGCGTCGATGAACGTGGGATGCGCATGCCCCAGCGAGTTCACGGCGATGCCGGCGAGGAAGTCGAGGTAGCGCTTCTCGTCGCCGTCCCACACGTGCGAGCCCTCGCCTCGGGTGAGCAGCGCGAGCCGCTCCCCCACGTTGAGCACGAGATCCCGTGCCGCGTCTTCCTTCCAGACGGTCACGCCGTCACCTCCGGCTTTCCGAGTACCACTTGGGTTCCGATTCCCTTGCTCGTGAAGAGCTCGACGAGCACTGAGTGCGGAACCCGTCCGTCGATGATTGCTGCGGCATCCACTCCGGCCTCGACGGCGTCCAGGCAGGCGCGCATCTTCGGGATCATGCCCGACTCGAGCGTCGGCAGCATGCCTGTCAGCTGCTGTGAGGTGAGATGCGAGACGAGCGAGTCGCGGTCGGGCCAGTCGGCGTAGAGGCCGGGCACGTCGGTGAGGATCACGAGCTTGCGCGCGTTCAGCGCCACGGCGAGGGCGGATGCCGCGGCATCCGCGTTCACGTTCAGCGACTGCCCCGGGTTGTCGAGGTCGGGCGCGATGCTGGAGATCACCGGGATGCGTCCTGCGGCGAGGTGGTCGAGAACGGCGGTCGGGTCGACCTGCACGACATCTCCCACGCGGCCGAGGTCGACGTGCTCTCCGTCGATGACGACGCCGCGGCGGCGGCCGCCGAACAGGCCGGCATCCTCGCCGCTCAGGCCGGTGGCGATGGGGCCGTGCGAATTGATCTTCGCGACCAGTTGCGGGTTCACCTGCCCGGTGAGCACCATGCGCACGACGCTGATCGCCTCGGTGTTGGTGACCCGGTAGCCGCCCTTGAACTCGCTGGGGATCGCGAGGCGGTCGAGCATGTTCGAGATCTGCGGACCGCCGCCGTGCACGACGACCGGCTGCACGCCGACGTAGCGGAGGTAGGCGATGTCCTGCGCGAACGCCTCCTGCAGCTCGTCGGAGACCATGGCGTTGCCGCCGTACTTGACGACGACGATCTGGTCGCGGAACTTCTTCAGCCACGGCAGCGACTCGATGAGGGTCGTGGCCTTCTCGGCTGCGACGTCAGGCGGTGTGTCCTGGATGTCTGTCATGAGGAGTACGCGCTGTTCTCGTGGACGTAGTCGTGCGTCAGGTCGTTGGTGCGGATCGTCGCCTCGGAGTCGCCCATCTGCAGGTCGATCTGCAGGTCGGTGGCTCGCGGGGTGAGATCGACGTCCTCGCGGGGGCGGTCGGGGCCGCCCTTGCTGCAGACGCGCACGCCGTTCATCCAGACGTCGACGTCGTAGGGGTCGAACTGTGCGCTGGTGGTGCCGATCGCGGCGAGCACCCGGCCCCAGTTGGGGTCGTTGCCGAAGATCGCGGCCTTGAAGAGGTTGTTGCGCGCGACCGAGCGGCCGACCTCGACCGCCTCCTGCTCTGTCACGGCGCCGGTGACACGGATCGTGATGTCGTGGCTCGCGCCCTCGGCATCGCCCTGCAGCTTCGCCGCGAGCTGATCGCTGAGCTCGGTGAGCGCGGCGGTGAAGTCGTCGAGTTCGGGGCGGATGCCGCTCGCCCCGTTGGCGAGCAGCGTCACCTGGTCGTTGGTCGACATGCAGCCGTCCGAGTCGAGGCGGTCGAAGGTCTTCGCCGTCGCGGCGCGCAGGGCCGTGTCGGCCTCGATCGCCTCGAGGTCGGCGTCGGTGGTGATGACGACGAGCATCGTAGCCAGGCCCGGTGCGAGCATCCCGGCACCCTTGGCCATGCCGCCGATCGTCCAGCCGTCGCGCGACACGACGGCGGTCTTGGCGACCGAGTCGGTGGTCATGATCGCATGCGAGGCGTCGTCTCCGCCGTCCGCGGAGAGCGCGCCGATCGCCCGCTCGGTGCCGGTGAGGACCTTGTTGCGGAACTCCTCGTCGCCGGTGCCGATGAGGCCGGTGGAGCAGACCAGGATGTCGCCGGCGCTGACGTCGAGCAGTTCGGCCGCCTTCTCGGCGGTCTGGTGCGTGGTCTGGAAGCCGAAGCTGCCGGTGAAGCAGTTGGCTCCGCCGGAGTTCAGGACGATCGCCTCGACCGTGCGGTCCGCGATCACCTGCTGCGACCAGATGATCGGGTTGGCCTTGGCGCGGTTGCTCGTGAACACCGCGGCGCCGATCTTGCGCGGTCCGCGGTTGACGACGACGGCGACATCGGGCTTGCCGGTGGACTTCAGGCCTGCGGCGACGCCGGCCGCCTCGAAGCCCTGGGGAGCTGTGACGCTCATGGTGCCACTCCGTTCACGGTGAGGGCGCGGTCCTCCGGGAGGCCCAGCGCGAGGTTCATGGATTGGATGGCAGCGCCGGCGGTGCCCTTGACGAGGTTGTCGACGGCGGTGACGACGGTTACGCGGTTCGCAGCGC
It includes:
- the argF gene encoding ornithine carbamoyltransferase — protein: MTRHLLRDDDLTPAEQAEILDLAVELKKDRWADKSLAGPQTVAVIFDKSSTRTRVSFAVGIADLGGTPLIISTANSQLGGKETPSDTARVLERQVAAIVWRTYAQSGLEEMAKGTRVPVVNALSDDFHPCQLLADLLTIREHKAAKNGGDLKGLTLAFFGDAQSNMAHSYALAGVTAGMHVRMASPESYAPRADVIEAADRRAGETGGSITLYTDPVEAAAGADVIVTDTWVSMGKEEEKIARIRDLGGYKVTTETMSLADPDAIFIHCLPADRGYEVDPEVIDGPQSVVWDEAENRLHAQKALLVWLLRQN
- a CDS encoding acetylornithine transaminase; translated protein: MTVWKEDAARDLVLNVGERLALLTRGEGSHVWDGDEKRYLDFLAGIAVNSLGHAHPTFIDAVSKQAATLVHVSNYFATPPQLELAARLKRLAGAGIDGRVYFSNSGAEANEAAFKLARLHGAGLSGGIERPRILALENGFHGRTMGSLALTAKKAMRAPFEPMPGGVEHIPATIEALEAAIDGRVAALIIEPIQGEAGVVELPEGYLAVARSLTLKHGALLIVDEIQTGAGRTGQWFGFNHEGITPDAITLAKGIGGGFPIGALVTFSGASSLFTPGSHGSTFGGNPLATAVANAVLTEIENAGLVENAATRGAQLRQMIASMDSPLIDEVRGRGLLIGVGLTAPVAGDVVAAAQERGLIVNAANPFTVRIAPALTIGEAEIEEFQTLFTAALADVQASLAASETGKVSL
- the argB gene encoding acetylglutamate kinase; protein product: MTDIQDTPPDVAAEKATTLIESLPWLKKFRDQIVVVKYGGNAMVSDELQEAFAQDIAYLRYVGVQPVVVHGGGPQISNMLDRLAIPSEFKGGYRVTNTEAISVVRMVLTGQVNPQLVAKINSHGPIATGLSGEDAGLFGGRRRGVVIDGEHVDLGRVGDVVQVDPTAVLDHLAAGRIPVISSIAPDLDNPGQSLNVNADAAASALAVALNARKLVILTDVPGLYADWPDRDSLVSHLTSQQLTGMLPTLESGMIPKMRACLDAVEAGVDAAAIIDGRVPHSVLVELFTSKGIGTQVVLGKPEVTA
- the argJ gene encoding bifunctional glutamate N-acetyltransferase/amino-acid acetyltransferase ArgJ, with the protein product MSVTAPQGFEAAGVAAGLKSTGKPDVAVVVNRGPRKIGAAVFTSNRAKANPIIWSQQVIADRTVEAIVLNSGGANCFTGSFGFQTTHQTAEKAAELLDVSAGDILVCSTGLIGTGDEEFRNKVLTGTERAIGALSADGGDDASHAIMTTDSVAKTAVVSRDGWTIGGMAKGAGMLAPGLATMLVVITTDADLEAIEADTALRAATAKTFDRLDSDGCMSTNDQVTLLANGASGIRPELDDFTAALTELSDQLAAKLQGDAEGASHDITIRVTGAVTEQEAVEVGRSVARNNLFKAAIFGNDPNWGRVLAAIGTTSAQFDPYDVDVWMNGVRVCSKGGPDRPREDVDLTPRATDLQIDLQMGDSEATIRTNDLTHDYVHENSAYSS